From Vicia villosa cultivar HV-30 ecotype Madison, WI unplaced genomic scaffold, Vvil1.0 ctg.001470F_1_1_1, whole genome shotgun sequence, the proteins below share one genomic window:
- the LOC131635355 gene encoding cleavage stimulation factor subunit 50-like produces MENSSSEQTVQDGKLFRHLNSLIVAHLRHSNLTQAATAVASATMTPLNVEAPSNKLLQLLAKGLAAEKDDVSRGTSSSPFQDLGASLPLPRPGATAVDFSSSADLKGSSKSFPKHETRHLSEHKNVARCAKFSPDGRFVATGSADTSIKLFEVSKIKQSLLPDAKDAPVRSVLKTYYDHTQPINDLDFHPQGTILVSGAKDQTIRFFDVSKANAKRSYRVIQDTHNVRSVSFHPSGDFLLAGTDHAIPHLYDINTFQCYLSANVPDNSPNGAINQVRYSGTGSMYVTASKDGAIRLWDGITANCVRSITAAHATAEATSAIFTRDQRFVLSCGKDSTIKLWEVGTGRLVKQYLGATHTQLRFQAIFNATEEFILSIDELNNEVTIWDAMTTEIVAKWPSNHVGAPRWLEHSPVESAFISCGTDRSIRFWKEV; encoded by the exons ATGGAAAACAGTAGCTCGGAGCAAACTGTGCAAGATGGCAAACTCTTCAGACACCTCAATTCTCTTATCGTCGCTCATCTTCGTCACAGCAATCTCACTCAGGCTGCTACTGCTGTTGCTTCTGCAACTATGACACCATTGAATGTAGAAGCCCCTTCCAACAAGCTTCTTCAATTGCTTGCTAAG GGTCTTGCAGCGGAAAAGGATGATGTGTCAAGAGGGACTTCATCTTCTCCCTTTCAAGATTTGGGTGCATCATTGCCCTTGCCTCGTCCCGGTGCAACAGCCGTTGATTTCAG TTCTTCGGCAGATTTAAAAGGTTCGTCAAAGAGTTTCCCGAAGCATGAGACACGCCACCTTTCAGAACACAAG AATGTTGCCAGATGTGCTAAGTTTAGTCCTGATGGAAGGTTTGTTGCCACCGGAAGTGCAGATACATCAATTAAGCTATTTGAG GTTTCAAAGATTAAGCAGTCGTTGCTCCCAGATGCAAAGGATGCTCCTGTGCGGTCTGTTTTGAAAACATATTATGACCATACACAA CCAATAAATGATCTGGATTTTCATCCGCAAGGTACTATCCTGGTTTCTGGAGCCAAAGATCAGACAATAAG GTTTTTTGATGTTTCAAAAGCCAATGCTAAGAGATCATACAGGGTTATCCAG GATACACACAATGTTCGCTCTGTATCTTTTCACCCCTCAGGGGACTTTCTGTTGGCAg GGACTGATCACGCGATTCCCCATTTGTATGATATAAATACCTTTCAGTGTTATCTGTCAGCAAATGTTCCAGATAATAGCCCTAATGGAGCCATAAACCAG GTTAGATATTCTGGTACAGGTTCCATGTATGTTACAGCATCTAAAGATGGTGCTATTCGACTGTGGGATGGCATCACTGCCAACTGTGTGCGCTCAATAACTGCAGCACATGCAACGGCAGAAGCTACCAGTGCAATTTTCACAAGAGATCAAAG GTTTGTCCTCTCATGTGGGAAGGACTCCACCATAAAGCTTTGGGAGGTTGGCACTGGAAGATTAGTCAAACAATATCTCGGTGCCACGCATACACAACTAAGATTCCAG GCTATTTTTAACGCGACAGAAGAATTTATTCTATCCATAGATGAACTCAACAACGAG GTCACTATCTGGGATGCAatgacaacggaaatagtagcaAAATGGCCTTCTAATCATGTTGGTGCACCGCGCTGGCTTGAACATTCCCCAGTAGAGTCTGCTTTTATTTCATGTGGAACTGATAGATCAATTCGGTTCTGGAAGGAGGTTTAA